From a single Lactococcus allomyrinae genomic region:
- a CDS encoding aspartate kinase has product MKVAKFGGSSLASAVQIKRVFDIVNSDDRRKFIVVSAPGKRSGADTKVTDALIAYHKACKAQDERGIKIYQDWIVARYLEIYNELNMDSHIIEDIKDNIQQLASLPIDNPYTYDTFLAAGENNNAKLIADYFSSAGLKSRYVHPADAGILVSSDPGNARLIQSSYERIKYLNDLEETLIIPGFFGVTAKGEVCTFSRGGSDITGSIIAAGVKAELYENFTDVNGIFAAHPGIVKNPVPIAELTYREMRELAYSGFSVLHDEALVPAYRAHVPLVIKNTNNPEHPGTKIVVQRETKGAPVVGIASSSNFSTLYVSKYLMNREVGFGRKVLSALENLGVRFEHMPTGIDDLSVVIRSHYLTQPVSKALLSNLIETLHPDELYIDRDLSIITLVGEDMKEHVGVTARAATALSKKGISIAMLSQGSSEVSVMFIVKEKDEKEALRAIYSTFFE; this is encoded by the coding sequence ATGAAAGTTGCAAAGTTTGGAGGTTCTTCACTCGCCTCCGCTGTCCAGATTAAAAGAGTCTTTGATATCGTCAATAGTGATGACAGACGAAAGTTTATCGTTGTTTCTGCACCTGGAAAACGTTCTGGTGCTGATACGAAAGTTACCGATGCACTCATTGCTTATCATAAAGCCTGCAAAGCACAAGACGAACGAGGAATTAAAATTTACCAAGACTGGATTGTCGCTCGCTATCTAGAAATTTATAACGAACTCAACATGGATAGTCATATTATCGAGGATATTAAAGACAACATCCAACAACTCGCCTCCTTACCAATTGATAATCCTTATACCTATGATACTTTTTTAGCCGCTGGTGAAAATAACAATGCAAAATTGATTGCTGATTATTTCTCTTCTGCTGGCCTTAAAAGCCGTTATGTCCACCCAGCAGATGCAGGTATCCTAGTTTCTTCTGACCCTGGAAATGCACGGCTTATTCAAAGTTCTTACGAGCGCATCAAATATCTCAATGACTTAGAAGAAACGCTGATCATTCCTGGTTTCTTTGGCGTGACTGCCAAAGGAGAAGTCTGTACTTTTTCTCGTGGTGGTTCTGATATTACCGGTTCCATCATTGCCGCAGGAGTTAAAGCTGAACTTTACGAAAATTTTACCGATGTCAATGGAATCTTTGCTGCCCATCCTGGCATTGTCAAAAACCCCGTACCAATTGCTGAGCTCACTTATCGAGAAATGCGTGAGCTTGCTTACTCTGGTTTCTCAGTTTTACATGATGAAGCTCTTGTTCCCGCCTATCGTGCCCATGTTCCACTAGTGATTAAAAATACTAATAATCCTGAACATCCTGGCACAAAGATTGTTGTGCAACGGGAAACAAAAGGTGCCCCCGTCGTAGGTATTGCCTCGTCTAGTAATTTTTCAACATTATATGTTAGCAAATATTTGATGAACCGCGAAGTAGGGTTTGGTCGTAAAGTTCTATCAGCTTTAGAAAATCTTGGCGTTCGTTTTGAACATATGCCGACTGGAATTGATGACTTATCCGTCGTCATTCGTAGTCATTATTTGACACAACCTGTTTCAAAAGCATTGCTTTCTAACTTGATTGAAACGCTACATCCTGACGAACTTTATATCGACCGTGACCTTTCTATTATTACGCTTGTCGGTGAGGACATGAAAGAACATGTCGGTGTTACTGCTAGAGCAGCAACTGCTCTTTCAAAAAAAGGGATTAGTATCGCCATGCTCTCACAAGGCTCAAGTGAAGTTTCAGTGATGTTTATTGTCAAAGAAAAAGATGAAAAAGAAGCTTTACGCGCTATTTATTCTACCTTTTTTGAATAA
- a CDS encoding helix-turn-helix domain-containing protein produces the protein MTLNTKTIKKRLIQQKMGIIPFAQAIGVLPINLSDYLFRGKPMTDLEMNKLVNYFEKEESVIMLPKNSANADTLSLSLGKKIKMIREKRRLLPSDFVVLLSPEIPESLFSKWEKNREVPPVSYCVQIADLGEVSLDWLLRN, from the coding sequence ATGACGCTTAATACAAAAACCATAAAGAAAAGACTTATTCAACAAAAAATGGGAATTATTCCCTTTGCTCAAGCGATAGGAGTTCTTCCTATTAACCTTTCGGACTACCTATTTAGAGGAAAACCGATGACAGATTTGGAGATGAATAAGTTAGTCAATTATTTTGAGAAAGAAGAAAGTGTGATAATGCTGCCGAAAAATTCTGCCAATGCTGATACACTTTCTCTGTCTCTAGGTAAAAAAATCAAGATGATTAGGGAAAAGCGTCGTCTTTTACCCTCTGATTTTGTGGTTTTATTATCTCCAGAAATTCCTGAAAGTTTATTTTCAAAATGGGAAAAAAATAGAGAGGTTCCACCAGTTTCTTATTGTGTCCAAATTGCAGACTTGGGAGAAGTGAGTCTAGATTGGTTGTTGAGAAATTAA
- a CDS encoding HAD family hydrolase: MKFKAVIFDMDGVLVDTERYYLQRRADFFGSHHISIDHLTPSDFIGGNMKDIWPRILRDSYDENEARQLQVEYDLYKKNTPMPYKELLFPDVTQILSYLQTQQVKIALASSSAMLDIDLALDIHHLRPYFDVILSGNDFKESKPNPEIYLSAMTKLEVNAHESLIIEDSEKGIQAGKAAGATVWAVKDYRFGMNQARADRFVDTLTEAQKLLTSL, from the coding sequence ATGAAATTTAAAGCAGTTATTTTTGATATGGATGGTGTTTTGGTTGATACTGAGCGCTATTATTTGCAACGTCGCGCAGATTTTTTTGGAAGTCATCATATTTCGATTGACCATTTGACACCTAGTGATTTTATTGGCGGAAATATGAAAGACATTTGGCCACGGATTTTGAGAGATTCTTATGATGAAAATGAGGCGAGACAGCTTCAAGTTGAATATGACCTGTATAAAAAGAATACGCCTATGCCTTATAAAGAGCTTCTTTTTCCAGATGTTACGCAAATTCTGAGTTATCTTCAAACTCAACAGGTTAAGATAGCTTTAGCTTCAAGCTCTGCAATGTTAGATATTGATCTAGCATTGGATATCCACCATTTGCGACCTTATTTTGATGTCATATTGTCAGGGAATGATTTTAAAGAATCTAAACCGAACCCAGAAATTTATCTGTCAGCAATGACAAAACTGGAAGTAAATGCTCACGAGAGTTTAATTATAGAGGATTCAGAAAAAGGAATTCAAGCGGGAAAAGCAGCAGGGGCAACAGTTTGGGCGGTTAAAGACTATCGTTTTGGAATGAACCAAGCACGTGCTGATCGATTTGTTGACACACTAACAGAAGCTCAAAAGTTACTGACAAGTCTGTAA
- a CDS encoding DHH family phosphoesterase: MNFVRRFSPLTIVIIMILVQVIESLVLIFSDTRRSGLIYLLILNVVITLILLSQTRNYQLRRQDFIRKINDEAENSLNATLDNMPIGVIRFNNQSLEPEWFNPFVDMVFKGNDKIINRDDIKLILKNVNDDQYINIGSQKYVAELDSEKSLIYLIDATKEVAFKSEFNDSRAVIGSISVDNYDDATDLITDSERTAINNFISTFLESFAGKYGIYIRRINSSRHYFFCDYRILEKIINDKFSVLNDFRKSSAEKNIPLTLSIGVSYGWNDFPAIGKVAMNNLELAQVRGGDQVVLRENTEQARPVYFGGNSESRTQKSRTRARAISTALRTIIAESDDVFIVGHKYTDMDALGAGVAMKAFANMCGKEAFVVYDPEQLLPDVGRAIDKMNESSDGFTHIIRLETAKNLKKTNSLLIMVDHSKTGQTLNFDFYNSFEKVVVIDHHRRDDDFPEQALLSYIESSASSASELTVEILQFHDNNRRKMSTIEASIVLAGIEMDTKNFTKATTERTFEAAAYLRSRGADNDLIKMIMATDFEKYKKVNEIVLNSKVILPHIALGLGIEHQKYDNITTAKAADTMLEMAGITASFAVTQHINGFISISARSRNGFNVQTLMEKMGGGGHFNNAATQIYEKNIEEVKKDLIELLKERENEK; encoded by the coding sequence ATGAATTTTGTCCGTCGATTCTCGCCACTAACCATTGTTATCATCATGATTCTTGTTCAGGTCATTGAATCACTCGTCCTGATTTTTTCTGATACTCGCCGTTCAGGATTGATTTATTTACTTATTTTGAATGTTGTCATTACTTTGATATTATTGTCGCAAACAAGAAATTATCAGTTACGACGTCAAGATTTTATTAGAAAAATTAATGACGAAGCCGAGAATTCTCTCAATGCAACATTGGACAATATGCCGATTGGAGTGATCCGATTTAATAATCAAAGTTTAGAACCTGAGTGGTTCAATCCTTTTGTAGATATGGTTTTCAAGGGCAATGACAAGATTATCAATCGTGATGATATTAAACTTATTTTAAAAAATGTTAATGATGACCAATACATCAATATTGGCAGCCAAAAATATGTGGCCGAATTAGACTCAGAAAAAAGTTTAATTTATCTTATTGATGCAACAAAAGAAGTAGCCTTCAAGTCTGAATTTAATGACAGTAGAGCAGTTATCGGGTCGATTTCTGTAGATAACTATGATGATGCTACGGATTTGATTACAGATAGTGAACGCACAGCAATCAATAATTTTATCTCGACTTTTTTGGAAAGTTTTGCAGGAAAATATGGAATTTATATCCGTAGAATCAACAGCAGTCGACATTACTTTTTCTGTGATTATCGTATTTTAGAAAAAATTATTAATGACAAATTTTCAGTACTCAATGATTTTAGAAAATCATCAGCAGAAAAAAATATTCCATTGACACTTTCAATTGGTGTTTCTTACGGTTGGAACGATTTTCCAGCGATTGGTAAAGTAGCGATGAATAACCTCGAACTTGCCCAAGTGCGCGGAGGAGACCAAGTTGTACTCCGCGAGAATACAGAGCAAGCTAGACCCGTTTATTTCGGTGGAAATTCTGAAAGTAGGACACAAAAAAGCAGAACTCGTGCGCGTGCAATTTCAACAGCTTTACGTACAATTATTGCTGAGTCAGATGATGTATTTATTGTCGGGCATAAATATACAGACATGGATGCACTTGGTGCGGGAGTTGCGATGAAGGCTTTCGCCAATATGTGTGGGAAAGAAGCTTTTGTTGTTTATGACCCAGAGCAATTATTACCCGATGTTGGGCGTGCGATTGATAAAATGAATGAATCTTCGGATGGCTTTACTCATATTATTCGTTTAGAAACAGCAAAAAACTTGAAAAAAACTAACTCTTTGCTTATTATGGTGGATCATTCAAAGACAGGACAGACTTTAAATTTTGATTTCTACAATTCTTTTGAAAAAGTAGTAGTCATTGACCATCACAGGCGTGACGATGATTTTCCAGAACAGGCTTTGCTTTCATATATAGAATCGTCGGCAAGTTCAGCGAGTGAGTTGACCGTTGAAATTTTACAATTTCACGATAATAATCGCAGGAAAATGTCCACGATTGAAGCGAGTATCGTCCTTGCTGGAATTGAGATGGATACTAAAAACTTTACTAAAGCAACAACAGAACGTACATTTGAGGCTGCTGCTTATCTTCGCTCGCGCGGAGCAGATAATGACTTGATTAAGATGATTATGGCAACAGACTTTGAGAAGTATAAAAAAGTAAATGAAATTGTCCTTAATTCAAAAGTTATCTTACCCCATATTGCTCTTGGTTTAGGGATTGAGCATCAGAAATACGATAATATTACTACAGCAAAAGCAGCAGACACCATGTTGGAAATGGCTGGTATAACGGCATCTTTTGCTGTTACACAGCATATTAACGGTTTTATTTCAATTTCAGCGCGTTCGCGCAATGGTTTCAACGTGCAAACACTCATGGAAAAAATGGGTGGCGGTGGTCATTTCAACAATGCGGCAACTCAGATTTATGAAAAAAACATAGAAGAAGTAAAAAAAGATTTGATTGAATTGTTAAAAGAAAGAGAGAATGAAAAATGA
- a CDS encoding DRTGG domain-containing protein, with translation MSKHEEILSYIEGLEIGRQVSVRGIANRMKVADGTAYRAIKEAENQGLVAVNDRSGTVRVAAKGQKVANRLTFGKLAEIANADVLGGLAGLEVEFNKFVISAMERESFKKYLSQNGLVIVGDRKDIQNLSLREHNAVLVTGGFDVDQDVIDDANRLGIPLLRTSYDTFTVANRISHALSNELIKKDIITVGDVFHQKRATLREENTVKDFLDLVKKTNYSRFAVLNRYNVVVGVIAMRDVNHKGNDTPLNKLMTRANVAKAGMTVASVSQKMIYEGYDMMPVVYDNHTYAGIITKSDLLQSLQKAQEESQVAHTFSEDVSNRLKEKGSAYTIVVEPFMINSVGSMAHGVFTEMISHVVRRVLAKKRKRNIIIESLNMHVMGAVAIDNVLEIYPKVISETRIGAMIDCEVYHVNNIVAKVLVNVQLT, from the coding sequence ATGTCAAAACATGAGGAAATTCTAAGTTATATTGAAGGATTAGAAATTGGTCGGCAAGTGAGTGTTCGAGGGATTGCCAATCGAATGAAAGTCGCTGATGGTACGGCTTATCGGGCAATCAAAGAGGCAGAAAATCAAGGCTTGGTCGCAGTAAATGACCGTTCGGGTACTGTACGAGTAGCGGCTAAAGGACAAAAAGTAGCTAATCGGTTGACTTTTGGAAAATTGGCTGAGATTGCGAACGCGGATGTATTGGGTGGTCTTGCGGGACTTGAGGTTGAGTTCAATAAGTTTGTGATTAGTGCAATGGAGCGCGAGTCGTTCAAAAAATATTTGTCACAAAATGGATTAGTCATTGTTGGAGACCGTAAGGATATCCAAAATTTGTCTTTGCGTGAGCATAATGCTGTGCTTGTGACGGGTGGATTTGATGTAGATCAAGATGTTATTGATGATGCAAATCGACTTGGAATTCCGCTTTTACGTACGAGCTATGATACTTTTACAGTAGCGAATCGAATTAGTCATGCTTTATCAAATGAATTGATAAAAAAAGATATTATTACAGTTGGTGATGTTTTTCATCAAAAAAGAGCGACTTTACGTGAAGAAAATACAGTAAAGGATTTCTTAGACCTTGTGAAAAAAACAAATTATAGTCGCTTTGCCGTCCTCAATCGTTATAATGTTGTGGTGGGTGTGATTGCGATGCGAGATGTTAATCATAAGGGAAATGACACACCGCTCAATAAATTAATGACAAGGGCAAATGTTGCCAAAGCTGGAATGACTGTTGCTAGTGTTTCTCAAAAAATGATATATGAAGGCTACGATATGATGCCAGTAGTGTATGATAATCATACCTATGCTGGAATTATCACGAAGTCTGATTTGCTTCAAAGTTTACAAAAAGCCCAAGAAGAAAGTCAGGTGGCACACACTTTCAGTGAGGACGTGTCTAATCGCTTGAAAGAAAAAGGTTCGGCCTATACCATTGTTGTCGAGCCATTCATGATTAATAGTGTCGGAAGTATGGCACATGGGGTATTTACAGAAATGATTAGCCATGTTGTCAGACGGGTTTTGGCAAAAAAGCGTAAGCGAAATATTATCATAGAATCTTTGAATATGCACGTAATGGGTGCAGTTGCAATTGATAATGTTTTGGAAATTTATCCCAAAGTTATTAGTGAAACGCGGATAGGAGCGATGATTGACTGCGAAGTTTATCATGTCAATAATATTGTTGCCAAAGTTTTAGTCAATGTTCAATTGACATAA
- the rplI gene encoding 50S ribosomal protein L9 has product MKIVFLADVKGQGKKGEVKEVPTGYAQNFLIKKNLAKPATAAALSEVKGQAKAKEKEEAQLLAEAKALKTILEKEDTIVEIGMKVGQTGHTFGAVDKSDIAKALNIQYQVKLDKRKIQLENKIQALGTKDIPVKLHRDVTAIVKVRVSEA; this is encoded by the coding sequence ATGAAGATAGTATTTTTAGCAGATGTCAAAGGTCAAGGAAAAAAAGGTGAAGTTAAAGAAGTACCGACAGGTTATGCTCAAAATTTCCTAATTAAAAAGAACCTCGCAAAACCAGCGACTGCGGCTGCTCTTTCAGAAGTTAAAGGTCAAGCTAAAGCAAAAGAAAAAGAGGAAGCACAACTTCTAGCTGAAGCAAAAGCACTTAAAACAATTCTTGAAAAAGAAGATACAATCGTTGAAATTGGGATGAAAGTTGGTCAAACTGGTCACACTTTTGGTGCAGTTGATAAGTCAGATATTGCCAAAGCATTGAATATCCAGTATCAAGTTAAACTTGATAAACGTAAAATTCAACTTGAAAACAAAATTCAAGCTTTAGGTACGAAAGATATACCTGTCAAGCTTCATCGGGATGTGACTGCAATAGTTAAAGTCCGAGTGAGTGAGGCCTAA
- a CDS encoding DHH family phosphoesterase has product MKEILDKIKEYNTILIHRHKNPDPDAIGSQAGLRAILRENFPKKKIYAVGYDEPTLTYLAEMDTVTLEENEKYLSIVCDTANTPRIDDDRWKTADFLIKIDHHPNDDAYGNLLLVEPERSSASEIIADFAFENKLSMNAEAARLLYGGIVGDTGRFLYPATSPNTLKVASMLAEYDFDRAALGREMSSFDMKVARLQGFVYENMELSENGAARVLLTQELLKKFALRDAETSSIVSVPGNIRGIESWAIFVEQADGHFRVRMRSKVIPINEIAKAHDGGGHPLASGANSYSLEENEKIWQELQDNLKK; this is encoded by the coding sequence ATGAAAGAAATTTTAGATAAAATTAAAGAATATAATACAATTCTTATTCATAGACATAAAAATCCAGATCCAGATGCAATTGGTTCTCAAGCTGGACTTCGTGCTATTTTAAGGGAAAATTTTCCAAAGAAAAAGATTTACGCAGTAGGTTATGATGAGCCAACATTGACTTATTTAGCAGAAATGGATACAGTAACTTTAGAGGAAAATGAAAAATATCTAAGCATTGTTTGTGATACAGCAAACACGCCAAGAATTGATGATGACCGCTGGAAAACGGCTGATTTTTTGATTAAAATTGACCACCATCCAAATGATGATGCTTATGGTAATTTATTATTGGTTGAGCCAGAACGTAGCTCTGCTTCCGAAATTATTGCTGATTTTGCTTTCGAAAATAAACTGAGTATGAATGCAGAAGCAGCACGTTTGCTTTATGGAGGAATTGTTGGGGACACGGGTCGTTTTCTGTATCCTGCAACCTCTCCTAACACCTTAAAAGTGGCATCAATGCTGGCTGAGTACGATTTTGATCGTGCAGCTTTGGGAAGAGAAATGTCATCGTTTGATATGAAAGTGGCGCGTTTACAAGGTTTTGTTTATGAAAATATGGAGCTTTCAGAAAATGGTGCTGCGCGCGTGCTTTTGACCCAAGAGCTTTTGAAAAAATTTGCACTTCGAGATGCTGAAACTTCAAGTATTGTTAGTGTTCCAGGGAATATTCGTGGTATTGAATCTTGGGCGATTTTTGTAGAGCAAGCAGATGGGCATTTCCGAGTTCGGATGCGCTCAAAAGTTATTCCAATTAATGAAATCGCAAAGGCACACGATGGAGGTGGGCATCCTCTTGCTTCAGGGGCAAATTCATATTCGCTGGAGGAAAATGAAAAGATTTGGCAAGAATTGCAAGATAATTTGAAAAAATGA
- a CDS encoding GNAT family N-acetyltransferase encodes MNIYRQLAEFTVIETSRLLLRPHRFKDACDMFEYSGNPQNLKYIFLAHLSLEETEFSIANNFMRNPLGKWAIELKGEEKMIGTIHFIKISEKTASAEIGYVLNKAYWKMGLMTEALSVLTEFAFEQFGLKKLELMIDKENIASQKLALRVGYQGVSSFKAANQYTGIIRNFEKYELNKSEFYRQLTNL; translated from the coding sequence ATGAATATCTATAGACAGCTTGCTGAATTTACTGTTATTGAAACATCTCGTTTGTTATTGAGGCCGCATCGATTTAAAGATGCTTGTGATATGTTTGAATATTCGGGAAATCCGCAAAATTTGAAATATATTTTTTTAGCTCATTTGTCCTTAGAAGAAACAGAATTTTCAATTGCCAATAATTTTATGAGAAATCCTTTGGGAAAATGGGCGATTGAATTAAAAGGTGAAGAGAAGATGATTGGAACCATTCATTTTATAAAGATTTCGGAAAAAACGGCTTCTGCTGAGATTGGTTATGTGCTTAATAAAGCTTATTGGAAGATGGGGTTAATGACAGAAGCATTGTCAGTACTGACAGAGTTTGCTTTTGAGCAATTTGGTTTAAAAAAATTGGAACTTATGATTGATAAAGAAAATATTGCTTCTCAAAAACTTGCTTTGCGTGTTGGCTATCAAGGGGTTAGCAGCTTTAAAGCTGCTAATCAATATACGGGTATTATCAGAAATTTTGAAAAATATGAGTTGAATAAAAGCGAATTTTATAGACAATTGACCAACTTATAA
- a CDS encoding asparaginase: MKKILVLHTGGTISMAEDENGHVSPNNINPMNAVTLQLGEVELVTEDIFNLPSPHITLTDMLVLKNRIKTAFVTEEFDGAVITHGTDTLEETAFFLDTTLSRGKPIVLTGAMRSSNELGTDGIYNLLTAIRVAADENSYDRGVLVVMNDEIHSARYVTKTHTTNVSTFQTPTHGPLGLLTKNKIIYFHKDSENQHLESHTVHGNVPIVKAFAGMTGQILDLLDLEKLDGIVIEALGAGNLPPIASHSLQRLLKNNIPVVLVSRCFNGIAEPVYSYEGGGSQLHDAGVMFADEVNSQKARIKLIIGLNAGLTLEQLRDFMEN, translated from the coding sequence ATGAAAAAAATATTGGTACTACACACTGGTGGAACAATCTCAATGGCTGAAGATGAAAATGGGCACGTTTCTCCAAACAACATTAATCCCATGAATGCTGTAACTCTGCAGTTAGGAGAAGTTGAGTTAGTCACGGAGGACATCTTTAATTTACCGAGTCCTCATATCACGCTGACAGATATGTTGGTTCTTAAAAATCGTATCAAAACTGCTTTTGTTACTGAAGAGTTTGATGGCGCCGTCATCACTCACGGCACCGATACGCTTGAAGAAACTGCCTTCTTTCTTGATACGACGCTTTCTCGGGGCAAACCTATTGTTTTAACAGGCGCAATGCGTTCAAGCAATGAATTGGGTACTGATGGAATTTATAACTTACTGACAGCCATTCGTGTTGCTGCTGACGAGAATTCTTATGACCGTGGTGTTCTTGTGGTGATGAATGACGAAATCCACTCCGCACGTTATGTCACAAAAACTCACACAACTAATGTTTCCACTTTTCAAACGCCGACTCATGGTCCACTTGGTTTACTGACAAAAAACAAAATTATTTATTTTCACAAAGATAGTGAAAACCAACATCTTGAAAGCCACACTGTCCACGGAAATGTTCCTATTGTCAAAGCCTTTGCAGGAATGACTGGACAAATTTTAGATTTGCTTGATTTGGAAAAACTAGATGGTATTGTCATTGAGGCACTCGGTGCTGGAAATTTACCCCCTATTGCAAGTCACTCCTTGCAGCGCTTGTTAAAAAATAATATTCCTGTTGTCCTTGTTTCACGTTGTTTCAATGGAATTGCTGAACCTGTGTATTCTTATGAGGGGGGTGGTTCTCAGCTTCATGATGCTGGCGTGATGTTCGCTGATGAAGTAAATTCACAAAAAGCTCGAATCAAATTAATTATTGGTTTAAATGCTGGCTTGACGCTTGAACAACTTCGCGATTTTATGGAAAATTAA
- a CDS encoding Cof-type HAD-IIB family hydrolase: MDIRAVFFDLDGTLFTSTRGVAASTRKAIKELRQKGIFVGIATGRGPAFAMPLLEDLDMDFAVTYNGQYIFTPKEIIYDNPLDKKTLKKLMNYATQNHSDISLGTAHGVNGSGLLKFGETRLAGFLSGLLPNGTSGVARNGFKHVVRRILPQNSQLADEDEAIYQAMMVATHDETDKLQAEFPELLVTRSNPYSVDLIPVGVGKLQGIKRLGERFDFELNQVMCFGDSENDITMLAGSGYGIAMGNALPEVKKIATYITDTNNQDGIAKALAYYGLIRFSVEKDFISKDENFNKVKEFHKVMDGKSQEIPRVFPPMEAGFRAGFKIEEIVEFLYAATDDDDEKFENLVQQLHQDVDKAVAKVRSKAHEEDALTGQVDAMVDLLYFTYGSLVLAGVDPYEIFNAVHTANMGKIFPDGRPHFDPVTHKVLKPQDWEEKFAPENKIKKELDRQKRVAAKKTKNNS; encoded by the coding sequence ATGGATATTAGAGCAGTATTTTTTGATTTAGATGGAACACTTTTTACATCCACGCGAGGTGTTGCAGCAAGTACCAGAAAAGCAATTAAAGAATTACGTCAAAAAGGTATTTTTGTCGGAATAGCAACAGGACGAGGTCCAGCATTTGCCATGCCATTGCTAGAAGACTTGGACATGGATTTTGCTGTCACTTACAACGGTCAGTACATTTTCACACCAAAAGAAATTATTTACGATAATCCTTTAGACAAAAAAACATTAAAAAAATTAATGAATTATGCCACACAGAACCACTCAGATATTTCACTTGGGACAGCACACGGTGTTAACGGCTCTGGGTTATTAAAGTTTGGAGAAACGCGTCTCGCAGGTTTTTTGTCTGGACTTTTACCTAATGGTACATCAGGTGTTGCAAGAAATGGTTTTAAGCACGTTGTGCGCCGCATTCTTCCTCAAAATTCTCAATTGGCTGACGAAGATGAAGCGATTTATCAAGCAATGATGGTTGCGACACATGATGAAACTGATAAACTCCAAGCAGAGTTTCCTGAACTTCTTGTGACTAGAAGTAATCCCTATTCTGTGGACTTGATTCCGGTAGGAGTAGGAAAATTGCAAGGCATTAAACGTCTTGGTGAACGTTTTGATTTTGAGTTAAATCAAGTGATGTGCTTTGGTGATTCAGAAAATGATATTACAATGCTTGCGGGGAGCGGATACGGGATTGCAATGGGAAATGCACTACCTGAAGTTAAAAAAATTGCAACATATATTACAGATACAAATAATCAAGACGGTATTGCAAAGGCGCTTGCTTACTATGGTTTAATCCGCTTTTCTGTTGAAAAAGACTTTATCTCGAAAGACGAAAACTTTAATAAAGTTAAAGAATTTCACAAAGTCATGGATGGAAAAAGTCAAGAAATACCACGTGTTTTTCCTCCTATGGAAGCAGGATTTCGGGCAGGTTTCAAGATAGAAGAAATCGTTGAATTTCTCTATGCAGCGACAGATGATGACGATGAAAAATTTGAAAATCTGGTGCAACAATTGCATCAAGATGTGGATAAGGCTGTGGCAAAGGTACGTTCCAAAGCGCATGAAGAAGATGCGCTTACAGGTCAAGTTGATGCAATGGTTGATTTACTTTATTTCACCTATGGTTCACTAGTGTTAGCAGGTGTAGATCCTTATGAGATTTTTAATGCAGTACATACGGCAAATATGGGTAAAATATTCCCTGATGGAAGACCCCACTTTGACCCTGTGACACATAAAGTATTAAAACCACAAGATTGGGAAGAAAAATTTGCCCCTGAAAATAAAATAAAAAAAGAGCTAGATCGTCAAAAGAGAGTTGCAGCAAAGAAAACTAAAAATAATTCATAA